AGCGATGTGATCATTGTGCGTGCCTATTACCAATGGCATTTCTACACCCCGTTCCTTGGCACCATGCTGACGGCGGGGTCGGGGCAGGACTGGGTCGCGCATATGGCGACGGTCGTGATCCGCACCGAACCTTATTGCACCTCCCTCAATCCGATGAACTGTTAAAGGCTTAGAAAATGCTGCGTGGCTTTGTCAAATGGATGCGAGACGACGGCGCGACAGCGGCGGTCGAGGCGGGTTTCCTGTTTCCGCTATTGCTGGCTATTTTGTGCGGCACGATCGATATCGGCATCGGCCTTGTGACCAACCAGAAAGTGACAAATGCGACCCAGACGGTCAGCGACCTGCTGACGCGTGAAATCGAGGCGAAACCCGCGGATATCGACGATGCGATCGTGGCGGGCCGCATGGCGATGATGCCGTATCCGACGGATTCCTACGGCGTCGATATCGCCAGCATCAAATTTATCGGCACGACCAAAGTGCCGACAGTACAATGGCGGCGCACGTTCAACATGATCGCCAACACCGAAATTCTGGACCGCACCGCCGGCCTGGGCGCGCAGAACGAAGGCGTGCTGGCGGTGACGGTGCACTATATCTTTACGCCGATCTTTACCTCGTACCTTGGCGATCCGATTGTGATGAAGATTGAATCTTTCGCCCGCGGACGCAAGGTTCCCACCGGCTATATTCCCTGTTCCACAGGAGGATCTTCATGCTGACAAAAAAACTGCGCTGCGGCGGACAATTCCGCGCGCCTGAAAAACGCGGCCTGATCGCTTCGGTGCGGCGCTGGATTTCCGATACGTCGGGCGTGGTCGCGCTGGTGGTGGTTTTCTGCATGCCCGCATTCTTTGCGGCGGCCGGCGTGGCGGTCGATCTGGCGCAGGCCTACAACCTGAAAACGCGCCTGTCGGCTGCGCTCGACAAAGCGGCGCTGGCGGGCGGTAACACCGACGGCACGGCGGCAGAGGTGGAAGCGCGCATCCAGGCCTATTTCGACGCGAACTATCCCGAAGGCGCGCTGGGCGATGCATATGATATCACGGTTTTGACGCCGCCCGGCATGGTCGATGTCCATGCGAAAGCAAAAACGCGCACCGTTTTCATGAACATTTTCGGGCAGGAATATATCGACGTCTTCGCCGAAACCATCGTGCGCCGCGAAATTTCCGGCCTTGAACTGGTGATGGTCATGGATAACACAGGATCGATGCTGGAAGACGCGGGCGGCGGCGTGACCAAGCTTCAGGCGTCGAAAAACGCGGCCAATACGCTGCTGGATATTCTTTACGGCGACCAGTCGGATGTGGAAACGCTGTTCGTGGGCGTTGTGCCGTTTTCTCAGGCGGTGAATGTGGGCCCGGACCGCAGCGACTGGGTCAGCAGCGACACCTATAACTGGGGCACCACCAGCTGGGCGGGCTGCGTGCAGGCGCGCGAGACCAGCGGGCGGGACGTGACGGACGATCCGCCCTATGCGATCGATGTCAGCGAAACCACGACCGCCAAATTCCAGCGTTATTATGCGCCCTGCGCCACATCGGGCGGCAATGCGTGGTTCAACACGGTCGGGTCGGAACTGACGACGAACAGCGATTTTTCTTCGGCCACGGGCTGGACCCTCGGTAACGACTGGTCGATCGGCAGCGGCATTCTGTCGAAAACAACCCCGGCCAGCATCATTACGAACGGTGATTTTGCGAGCAGCAGCGGCTGGACGCTCGGCACCGGCTGGACCGTCGTGTCCGGCGTCGCCACGCGCGCGGCGGTAGATGTCGCCGTAAACGGTACCTTTGCTTCTTCGGGCACCTGGTCGCTGGGATCCGGCTGGTCGATTTCGTCGGGCACATTGACGAAATCATCCACCGCGAACAGTTCCGTCACGGAAACGCCCTCGACGGCGCTGGTGAACGGGATGCCGTATTCGGTGACGTTCACTGTCACGGCAAGGACGGCGGGCGGCGTGCGGCCCGTGATAGGTTCCACCAACGGCACCATCCGTTCGACGACCGGCACCTTCACCCAAACGCTGACGGCGAACACCAGCACGACGACCATGGGCATCAACACCAACAACGGATTTAAGGGTACGATCGACAATTTTAGCGTCTATCCGCTGACGACCCTGATATCGCGCAGCCCCACGACGGCGCTGATCAACGGCGACCAGTACGAGGTCACTTACACCGTCACCAGCCGCAGCGCGGGTTCCGTCGCTGTCTCGGTCGGATCGGCGGTGGGCACGGCACGTTCGTCAACGGGCACGTTCACCGAAACGATTACGGCGAACACTTCCGCCACCACGGTTTCCTTCACGACCGCCGACGGTTTTGTGGGGTCTGTCGATAACCTGAGCGTGAAGCATATCACGACATCGAGCTCAACGACTCGCTCGCCCGCGACCTCGCTCACCCAGAACGCGGAATACGAGGTGACGTTCACGGTGCTGAGCGCGACATCGGGCGGTGTGCGCGCCAATATCGGCAACACCAACGGCACGGTACGCTCGTCGCCCGGAACCTATACAGAAATCATCACTGCGGGCAGCGGTTCCACCATCGGCCTGAACACCAATAACGGTTTCGTCGGCACCGTGGATAACTTTTCGGTCAAACGCCTGAGCAGCTGCGGGGTCGGGCCTACTTTTTCCTATGAATCGCCGCTGAATGAAACGCTCGGTCCGAACAAATACTGTGTGGTACCGATGCTGCCGATGACGAACGTGCAGGCCGATATCGCGGCGAAGATTTCCGAGATGCGCGCCGGCGGCGCCACCATGATCAACCTTGGGCTTGCCTGGGGCTGGCGCATGCTCAGCCCGCGCTGGACAGGGATGTGGGGCGGCGTGATGGATTCGACCGAACCCAAGCTGCCGCTCGATTACGCGCATCCCGGCATGAACAAAGTCATCATCCTGATGACGGACGGCGACAATACCTTCGGGTCCAACAACTACACCGCCTATGGCAAGCTTTCGGACGGACGTATTTCGACCAGCCAGACGACGGCGGAAAACGCGCTCGACACGCGTACCGCAAACCTTTGCACGGAGATCAAAAGCAAAGGCATCTTGCTCTACACCATCGCGCTTGGCACCGGCGTATCGACCGCCAGCAAGACGATGCTGAAAAACTGCGCGACCAGTCCCGCCTATGCCTTCGTCTCGCCGACAGGCTCGGAACTGCAAAACGTATTTACGACAATCGCAAACCAGCTAAACTCTTTGCATATCGTCTATTAAGTGTTGCAACTGAATCACAAGCGTTAAAGAAAAGCCGGAAAGCGATTTCCGGCTTTTCTCTTTTGATTACAACGCAATACTCGCAACAATTTTAAATACTTTTTATAATATCAAA
This sequence is a window from Alphaproteobacteria bacterium. Protein-coding genes within it:
- a CDS encoding pilus assembly protein, producing the protein MLRGFVKWMRDDGATAAVEAGFLFPLLLAILCGTIDIGIGLVTNQKVTNATQTVSDLLTREIEAKPADIDDAIVAGRMAMMPYPTDSYGVDIASIKFIGTTKVPTVQWRRTFNMIANTEILDRTAGLGAQNEGVLAVTVHYIFTPIFTSYLGDPIVMKIESFARGRKVPTGYIPCSTGGSSC
- a CDS encoding VWA domain-containing protein → MLTKKLRCGGQFRAPEKRGLIASVRRWISDTSGVVALVVVFCMPAFFAAAGVAVDLAQAYNLKTRLSAALDKAALAGGNTDGTAAEVEARIQAYFDANYPEGALGDAYDITVLTPPGMVDVHAKAKTRTVFMNIFGQEYIDVFAETIVRREISGLELVMVMDNTGSMLEDAGGGVTKLQASKNAANTLLDILYGDQSDVETLFVGVVPFSQAVNVGPDRSDWVSSDTYNWGTTSWAGCVQARETSGRDVTDDPPYAIDVSETTTAKFQRYYAPCATSGGNAWFNTVGSELTTNSDFSSATGWTLGNDWSIGSGILSKTTPASIITNGDFASSSGWTLGTGWTVVSGVATRAAVDVAVNGTFASSGTWSLGSGWSISSGTLTKSSTANSSVTETPSTALVNGMPYSVTFTVTARTAGGVRPVIGSTNGTIRSTTGTFTQTLTANTSTTTMGINTNNGFKGTIDNFSVYPLTTLISRSPTTALINGDQYEVTYTVTSRSAGSVAVSVGSAVGTARSSTGTFTETITANTSATTVSFTTADGFVGSVDNLSVKHITTSSSTTRSPATSLTQNAEYEVTFTVLSATSGGVRANIGNTNGTVRSSPGTYTEIITAGSGSTIGLNTNNGFVGTVDNFSVKRLSSCGVGPTFSYESPLNETLGPNKYCVVPMLPMTNVQADIAAKISEMRAGGATMINLGLAWGWRMLSPRWTGMWGGVMDSTEPKLPLDYAHPGMNKVIILMTDGDNTFGSNNYTAYGKLSDGRISTSQTTAENALDTRTANLCTEIKSKGILLYTIALGTGVSTASKTMLKNCATSPAYAFVSPTGSELQNVFTTIANQLNSLHIVY